The Oryza brachyantha chromosome 7, ObraRS2, whole genome shotgun sequence genomic interval GCCCGGATCTATCGCCGCGGCCGTCAcccgtcgccgcccggtccatggccgtcgtcgtcgcccgccgAGGTCCACGGCCGCGGCCGTCGCCCTCTCAGATACGCCATGGTCCCCGACGCGTCGCCGTgcttcgtcgccgtccccgaTGCGCCGTCGTGCTTCACCATCGACCACGGCCACCGCCGAGCTCCATCGACCaggagagaagggagagagagttgatagggaaattaaaaaaaagtgttgTGGGACCCACCTAGAGCACTATGCATCGTGGGTGGGTAGCCTCATCCCGTATAACATCCTAAGGCTACTCATGTGAGGAGACCGCATAGTGCATGCCCTCAGGAGATCAGATTAGGAGCTGAGGTGGCGAAGATGCGATTGAGCGCGCTCTTCAAGTGGTGGCtttctgttaaaaaaaagtgaagtgcaccagcggtccctaaacttgtatgtatGTGTCATCTAAGTCTCTGAACtttcaaaatacatttttgggtctccgaacttgtccgagggtgtcatataggtccaaacggacTCCGATCCGTTTCATCCACTAACGTGGCATGTCACGGTGacgcctacgagaagggagataaaagaataaggaggagagagagaaactgacatgtgggacccacgtggcaccaccaacacgtaggcgccaccgtggcatgacatgtcagcggatggagcgggttaaAGCTCATTTGGACATATATGATACCCCTGGACAAGTTTAGgaacccaaaaatatattttaagagttcagggacctagatgacacatgcatacaagtttagggaccgctagtgcacttcactcaaaaaaaaagtggtaGCTTTTGCAGTCCTACATCATGGATTCAGACAGAGTAGTCAAGGACATTCACCGCCCAAGTTAatttaatatgtttatttaaGAAGCACACAAACTTTATTAAACTGAAGCTAAGATATCCTCGGCTACTAGCGGTCGAATCCCATCTGGGATGGCTGAGAGAACAGGTTCAGCATCAGCTAGGCAAAGTGCTCCCATCGCCGTCAAGCCATGGGCTACCATATTACACTCACGGGATTTATAACTGATACAAAAGGTAGCAAAGTTTGAATAGagaaaaagatttatctcacatTTTCTAGGCGAAATGTgaaatctatctattatacatataaagtaataggaaaGAAGCCTCCACGTTCACTCTTACGAGCTAGAAAATCTCACATTAATcgagaaaataagaaaaatagaaaggaaattgatttaaaaaattggaaaagaaTCAAAGAAAATCATGATCGACTCTCCGACCTTAGGCGCGTGCAATGAGATCGTTAAGTGGGCTCTCCGAGGTGGAGCCCACTTGCAGCCACAACAAACGCCACATTAATTGGATCGGACTTGGTGAAGATAGAAACTCTAGGAAATAATATCCACGTTAATAGCAATCGGactgaaaaaggagaaaataatGGACTTTTAATCAGACAAGgaaaatcaaaggaaaataagagaaaaaaagaaaagataattttaaatttgacaggtcgattaaaaataaggaaaaatactaaaaaaagtctatgtataataaagtttagaaaaatccaaatcttgaattaaaatatttaaaataattgatattaacggtatctataaatacaatttagaaagatctaaaattttggttaaaaataggaaaaaaattaagagaatgtgtcaaaatacaaatacaatttagaagtatataaaatttgaattacaaattaaatattatgcgTAAAAGTGTTAATGCACAAGTAAAATAgggtttcatgtaaaaatataactaaaaaactaatattcGAATTGacaatttaaaagtaattattatcaaaataaatgactcgttatagataaaatttataacaatGCTAGCtcgacaatatatataaagtaatataaaaaaagagctTCCACGTTGTCCCTCGTGagctaaaaaaatctaagattaatcaaagaaaaataagagagagaaaaaatatcaatcagaaaaaaagaaaagaagatcaGAATATTTGCATGGGTATGTCAATTTGATCGGACAGATCAGGCTTATTCACGTGCACGTTAATTTGATCGGACAGATCAGGTTTATTTACGAGTGACATCTCATCTATGTGTTtttatgaaagataaaataaaagatcagGTCTAGAGTCACTATGTTTACTCTTACGtgctagaaaagaaaataagagaagaaaaagaaaagataatggcTTTTTGATCGGATAAGGagtttttttgagaaaaacaacgtgattttttggaataaaaaagaaaagataatgattttttttggataggagaagaaaaggaagaaaatcgTGATTTATATTGAGCGCCGAAgcaaaataagagataaaaaagataatatctTTTTTGAAATTGGATAAGGAAAGAGAAAGTCGGATTTTTTAATCGGTTGTAGTATTATTCTTAgatctattatattattaagataatataaaaggaaatggagttttaaatgtaaaagtttgatctaaattaggtccgagtttaaaactatattgacattttaatatttatgttttataatataatataaaaatatatttgatattatataagaaatttcatagTGAAGTTAGTCCGCGCAGTCTAATTAGATTAGGTTTAATACTCAAATATAAAAGTGTAGGCATCGATATGCCAACTGAACGGGGCCTAGGTTGATCGCTAGTGACATTGCAGTCTTGGCAGCTTTGTCCTGTCATCCTGTGGACCAAAAACGTCCCCGTTTTATTTGTAGCTTTTTCTCCGAAAATTTGTTAGTCGTACTGACGCCTTCAATAATTGTGTCCCAAGATGATTATTTCACGTCTTCTTCGGACTCTCAAGGTTTGATCGGCGATACATTATACTAAGTCCCTAGATGTTTGACACCatacatgtttaaccattcatcttattaaaaaatttatataattattagttatttttatatcatttcatttattgttaactatactttatgcatatatatatattacatattttacaaaaaaatttacatattttacatattttgtaaaaaaatttgaatctaaatatttgacgccattgacttttttatacacgtttgaccattcgtcttattcaaaaagtttatataactactaattatttttatatcatttcatttattgttaagtatactttttatgcgatatatatatatatatatatacatattttgtaaaaaaaatgaataatatgaatggttaaacgtatataaaaaaatcaacgacgtcaaacattacGAATGGAGTACATGCTGTTATTCAAATGGATAAATAACACCGTAAAGCCATGGCCCAATGTAGGAGATTTCAGTTTAGTTTGAGaccaataattaaaaatgaaatcGCTTAGAATATGATTACTGCTGTACGACATACTGAAAACTATAGCAGTATACGGGTGTTCATTCGACATATCTAAGCTGAGATGAAAGGAATAACCAAAAATCCCAAGTCCAAAACATGAGGTGATAACCAGCAAAAGTCCTCAAATTACAGCAAGATCCACAGGACCAGGCTAGTTTAATTATGAGGCAAGGAAAGGGGGACAAAATAGAAAATGGGcacatccatgatccatctcTCCAAACGCAAAGCTCACACACAATTCACAAAACGCGCGCCATCCTAACCGACGACGGTGTCGGGACAACACCCTAGAGCAAGCTCAGCCCGGCAGCAGCAACGGACAGCACGGACACGGCGATGGCCGTGACGACGGAGCAGCAGCcgacggccggcgccgcggcattgccgtgcggcgacggcgcggcggctgcaGGTGACTCGGATGAGCCGGAGGCCGGGGCGGGCGCCGTGGACGGCGCGCCGGAAGGGGCGTCAGAGGAGCGgccggaggtggcgacgcggacgTCCACCTTCTGGCCGATGGCGCAGTGGCCCGGGAAGCCGCAGAGGAAGTAGTGGTGGCCGGTGGCGTTGAGGACCACCGAGTCGTTGCCCGTCGACCATGTGGCGATCGGCTTGCTCGCGTCGCAGTTCTTGTAGTCCGCCTTGCTCACCGCCATCACGTTGTGGAACTGTTTGTTGTACGTGAACACTGCAGAGTTTTTTCAgacaagagagaaaaatttGCCGGTTAATTCAGCAAAATACCACAGTGATGTAAAAAAAGGTTTGTTGGGGAAATCACAAGACTGGGTACGTACAGCATGAAACTTAGTGGAAAGTGAATACATAGCAAAATCATCGTGCATCACCATGATGAAATAAACAATCATTTGCACAAAGCGACAAATCATTATAGGTTcattaagagcaagttcaatagtatagccaacttatagcTCCAATACATCTATAGCTAATTTAATAGCCAAtacatacaatagttagctacaaaacatcaatacatggtctcacatgtcatacacatattttatcttggagCCTGTGTGCagtaaattagtagtccacctctcttctctctcccctcttatcttattaaaatatgcttatagcctgctactGTAGCTGCTCTAAGAAACTATTGGTAGCTATGGAACAGGATGAACCTAGTGCAGATCATATCTGCAAAGATCCTACCAACCGACTCGATTGCAATCAACAGATGTGACACGCTTGAGGGTCACTACCAAAAGCTCTATTCTGGTCAGTTAtatgttttcatatatattccaCTTTTAAATTTCATCCCAAAATTTCACTCTAGTTTTCTTATTAATGACTTTATTGTTACTTGGTTAAATGTGATTGGTGATGTCTGATCCATCGTCATACATTTTTTAAGTCATCATCAATCACATTAGGATAGATCCATCATCACCGATCACATCTCATCAAATAACAATAAAGTCATTAATAAGGTCCATcctcatacatatatatatatatatcgacaAAAATAGCAATGTTGGTTTGACAAAAGAAACCTAGCATAAAATCTAGAACCGCCGAGCTAGAGCTAAACACATGTAAAAATCCGAGAGCTATCTAGACCCTGTTTAGATCCCCAcaactttttttagtccctgtcacatcgaagtttggacactaattagaagtattaaatatagactattaataaaacccacctcataccctcgactatttcacgagacgaatctattgatcctaattagtccatgattagcgaatgtgatgctgcagtaaacatttgctaatcatggcttaattaggcttaaaaaatttgtctaatgaaatagcctttatttatgcaattagttttgttatcagtccatatttaatacttctaattaacgttaaaatattcgatgtgacaagggactaaaaaagtctctggatccaaacagcccccCTAGTTTGACTCTCCAGTGCAACAAATGATATTGATCACCATGCCAACTTTCCAGCTCATGGGTCAACCCCAATCTGGTGTCCACATTGCAAAATGACAGTTTGGCAACTCTGTCATATAGAACAGTGATAATCATAGACCCTCTTTCTGGATGAACTATGTGCATTTGCGGTTCTTTGATTACTCTATACCATCAAAAGATGGCATTCTTGCCGTCATCTTTTCGCCCCACTGAGGGCTACCAACCAACCATGAGATTGGTCAACAGAAAACAATGATTCAGTGAGAGCGCATGCATCAGTGTGTTGGCCACGGGGCCCAACATAATTTGACAAGCTGTGGAAAAGGGATCCAAGAGAGAAGCTATGCGATCGATGAATGGAATGGCCATTGGTCCATCTATAGCTGGGATCAAAGGAAGGGTATATAAGCACAGCTATATATCATTGGCGAATGGTGCGGGAGATGGAACAAGTAGCAACTGAAAGCCTGATATATACGTACACCTGTATTGTTATCAGGGGCGGAATCATTTATCAAGTTTAGCGCTAAACAACAAAGTATTAATCCTTTCAATAAATGTGAACTAAAACATAGTCATTTTCTAATGTAATTTTTTGTCAGGCGTGAGGCTCTAGGCATATTTATTCGATCAATTTCGAAGATGATAGAGAAGATTCTTATTTTGGTACTGATGGAGAAGGAACTCCCGTCAAATCCACATCCAGCTTGGCAGGTCTTTGGAGTAAAAACTCCTGCCTCAGTTCACAAGCAATTGGTTGCCCGGGTAAGGCGAGCCGAGCAAAGCAACCAACACGAGTGTCATTCTCATCTCATAAGCGAGAAAAGAAAGGGATTTGCTGCTTTCTTCTGCGGCGCATTAATATGATACAACTGAATATCTTCCCACACTCTACCTTTGAATTTGAAGTGGCTATCATATCTTTTTATCAAGCCCAAGCTGTCTCCACGCCTGGTTCAACCCCTGGTTATTATGGGTTAATTGGGGTTTGATTATCCTATGCAAAGAAGAACAGACCGCAATCTTTTTCAGCGGGAACAACTGCAAAAGTGCCTTTAGTGCCTCTTTTCTCCCTCAGTTTAAAGAACAAGTGCCTCCAAAATAATAGGCACACATGTCTAATGGTGCAAAAAAGAACTAAAACGCCTTTCCTTAAAGCAAGAAAAGCTATCCTTATACAGGAATAGTTGAGTAACAAAGTACTCACACGAGTCTAGAGCTAAAGGAAAACAAATGTTATGGTTGACAATGACCAATTATCCGTGTCTTAACACTTCGAGTCACACGCAGGCTGCAGGCATACCGATCCTTCCTTGCTGATGAGAAGGCAAAGTATTCCAGTAGTGCGCTCTTTTCCGAAATCAGGATGTTCTTCGGCGGAGAGAAAGGAAAGCCTGCTATCGCTGACGCCAGTAGGACTCGTTTGGATTCATGCCAAAACTAACCACCCCAACCGCGTGTCAGCGCACCACCATGCCACACAGAACGAACACGCCACGAGCGACAGGTGTGCCTCGGCACCCGGCACCCGGTGCAGGCATGCGGCCGTGCCGTGCAGCCCTTGCACTTGCACAGGCAAACCCGCACCGATCCGGCCCGGGGGGAGGGAAACGGCCAACGGCGCCAGCCACAagccgccgcgcggccgcaTCCCCACACATGTCGCACCGATCGAGGGCTCTGGCTGCGTGCGTCGGCAAGCGCGCggcgcgtcgcgtcgcgtcagGCGGTGAGGGCCACCAGCTGGTGCAATGGCGCgcccggtggtggtggtggtgccgtgTGCGTGCATGCAGCAATGCCGCAGAGTGCGTTGCGTTGCGTTGCGCGGGCGCGTCTGCAGGCGTGCGGAAGATCGAGCCCCCCACCACCAGTGCCTACGCACCGGGAAAAAGGGCAGGCAAGTAGGCAAGCCACGCAGAGCCGGCTGGACAGCTGGGGCGCCGGGGACCAGTGGCCACCCTCGTCGCGTCCTGGCAATATCGCACTACAGTTACAGACACTGTCCCGCTGCAGTTGTACACGTACCTCGCGGTTGCGGCACACTGTCCGGCCGCTCGTTAAACTGGCATACGAGTACTGTCCCTAGATTACCATTCGTGCTGTAGAGAACCTACTCCTAGCAGCAGGTTCACTGGTCAGCTGCATAGTCGTATAGGAGTATTGGTCTAGTGAGGcttatttagttaaaaaattttttctaaaaatatcaaatcgaatttttagacaactaaataaagcattaaacataaatgaaccaaaaaactaattacacagttatagaagaaatcttgagacgaatattttgagcctaattaatccatgattagccataagtgctacagtaaccaacatatgctaatgacagattattTAGGTCctaaagattcatctcgcggtttctagactagccgtgaaattcgttttttcattcacgTTCGAAAACAccttccgacattcgatcaaacatttgacgtgatacttctcccaaaaatttactCAATCTAACCACCCCCACTGAGTTGGTCTGCACGCCTAGAGTTTATCGCCGGGCAATGAATGGGACTTTGACTCAGGCCACCGCACCGTTTCGCGCGTCACCGTGAAACGAGGCGCTAGTGGTGGGCGTCACTACAACGTCAACCATATTTTGGTACTAGCAGCGTATAGCGACGTCGTGGAGCCAGGTGgatgcgtcgtcgtcgtccaacACCGATGGAACGCTCCAGCGCCGAAGTGGAGCTTGGGCCACCTTCCAATTTCTACACACGACAGCCAGAAGTAGTGGAAGTGGAATACTCCTGTGTACTTGTGCCATTGTCTGGCGTCCACTCCTTCAGAGTAGGATCACAAATTTACTCTCCGAAGCTACTGCTAGCCAACCGGGGTGAGTTGGCAACGGTGCCGCAGCAAACGGGTTGTAGGCTTTTTTAGCCCTTTTCTCGGTTGTTATTTACGACCGATTCGTCTGGTCAAGGCTAGATTAATTTCGTCCTGGCAACTAATTAACACATCGAAAAGATTCAGACAAATCATGCATCATGCCCGTCTCACGCGAGCTCCGAATCGTTTTCAGGCTCAAGCAACAACAGAAGTATTGTCTTGCAAAAAGGTGATTAATTCTCGGTACTTTTTCTTGCTGCGGGCTCCCAAGAGAAATGCAGGAGGGAGAAACGGAGAGCCGCGTGAGCGcgagaaagagaggaagaactCGTCGAGACGTACCAACGATGTCGCCGAGACGGAACTTCTTGGAGGCGGCCCAGGAGCCGTAGTTGGGGTTTCCCATGATGGTCCACCCGGCCTTGTCGCCCACCTCGTAcacggccgcggccgccaacCCCGCCgacatcaccgccgccgccagcgccgccatcgccacggccgacgccctcctcctcgccgcacCCATGGCCGCAGCAccgagagagacagagagagacaCACCCGCGCGCGCACGCTCCCTCTCCAGTCCAGGAAGAGTACTCCACTCGAGAGTGTAGACTGCGGCCTTCGGGAGTGGCGGCCAGAAGCGTCCGGTTAAATAAAGGAAAAGCTCCACAGCTTTTCGCGCCGAGCCCCTCGTGTCTCCCGGAAATCTATCGGTGGCGACCGTCACGGGGTGTCACCGTGCGCCTCGTGGTAAACTTCCCGGCTTTTTAAtcggcgccgcgccgacggtgtgcgtgcgtgcggcgTCCGCGGTGCgtgggctgctgctgcttgctgcttcGCTCACCCAAGGCTGCAAAAGCGTTGAATCGGTTGTGTGCACCGCCAGGATGGCCCCTCGGTTGTGACGCTGCGCAGTATGGCCTATAGCTGAGGCGTGATCCTTAGAGCAAGTTAAACAGTATAGTAACTGCTAACTCTAATTTATcgatagttaatctaatagctaattcatacaatagttacaaaacatcaatatattatcttatgtcatacacacattttgtcttagagctcgtgtgcagctagctacaaattagtagttcacccctcttcttttctctcttatctttttaaaatatacttataacccGCTATCGTACTTGCTCTTACTCCGTTGACAGCGTACAGCAAACGGGATCTCTAGCTCCTCGTTTAGGGAAGATTTGGTACTTTGGTCCGTCGGATCGGATGTATGTACTATACTCCAACAGTCCAACGCGacataaatatagatatactACTGAGTAACAAGATCCAAGCCAAATTGATGTCTCGATCCATGCTTGCCGGTGCTGAAACATTTGGCCATTTGGGTCGGCCCGTTTAGttgtaaaaactttttttttcaaaacatcgtatcgaatatttggacacctaaataaaacattaaatatgataaaataaaaaaccaattgcATAGCTatggaaaaatcgtgagacggacttttgagcctaattagtctatgattagtcataaatactacagtaactcacatgtactaatgactgATTAATTATGGTAGTCATAATGGAAGAAATTGACATGGTTGTCATAGTATAAGAAATTATCGATAGAGACTATTTTTCACAGTGGAGGTGTCTTcgagtaataattattttctctctctactaACTCCACAATATTCCATCAATTGTGAGTACTACATATGTCCCCTAGAAACAAGTAATTTCTTTTCAATGATAAATTCATGGTTTCTTGGTGCATTGGATAAAGAAAAGACTTGGTTTTTTCGTGAGAAAACAATTTCTAAGTTTTCCTTTCTCTTCATTAATTACATTATCATgcatcattttgcttatgtgacAAGCTATTTAATAAGGACAAAAACCAATGTGGGATTGCCTTTAGGCTCAAAAATCTATCTCACGGTTTTCAGAAGAgctataaaatcattttttctcaTTCGTGTCAAAAATCCACACGTCCAATAAAACATATGACCGAACACCTATTTTTTTCACGAACTAAACGGAGCCTCAGTTCAGTTGGGCTCGCTCGAAGCGGCCCGTTGATTAGTCAGGCCCAAGCCTCCGCGAGTCCCCCGACAGCATAAACCCCCTCGTCCCTCCCCTCTCTAAAGCTCGCTTCCTTATCCACACCAATCCGCCTCTCCGCTCCGCTGCGCCACCCCGCGCGCTCCGCCACAGAAGCTgcgacgccgcctcctcccgccgcgcgcgcgcacatgCCGCCGCTCCACGCCGTctcccccgcggcggcggccgcaccgccgcgcgcgcACTCCGCCGCTCGCGTCCCGCAGCGCCCAGGTAGGCAGGCTCGCGTCCCCCCGCCCCCCTTCTTCCTACTCCTTTTGCTCTCCTTGATGTTTGGAGTGCTCCGGGTGGTACTGGAGCGCCGAGGCATTGCGCCATTCTGAAAATGCGTGACGGTTTGGTGTTTGTTTAGTTGGGTTGGTTTGATCGTTCACTGCGTCCGTCGTAACGGCTGATGCTTCCATTGTTTCTCCAATGCTGCAACCTTCGCAAACTCATAGTTACCTGGCTATGAACAATGCGAGATTGTGTCTGTAATACTGTAATACCAATCGACAAGACAAGAACATACACATAACTTAGCTACTACACACAGGCCGCGTTCTGTAGGAGTGGggaggtgggttagttattcggcgcgaaaaatatagtaataaattagtacatgattaattaattattaaaaaaatataaaatagattaatatgattttttaaaacaacttgcctatagaaaattttcacaaaaatacacCTTTAGCAGTTCAAGAAGtgtgcgcacggaaaacgaggagGCTTAGATATCTAAGCCAGGGGGTGCCAAACGCGGCCAAAGTAACATATAACATTACTGTCATTTTTGGTAGTTGGATATTCCCTTGATTCAGGGCCAGGCTAAGTTTAATGATATCATCATGTTATGTTATTACAGAAACAAATTTGCCAGCATCTTATAAATGATTTGTCGTCTAAACTTGGTGGTGGGGTTTGTTCTCCATGCTGTTGGGTTTACGTATGAGTATTTATTTTCACATAGTCAGTAAAATACATGAATGAATTTGATGCATTCTTTGACGCACTCATGCTAATGGGCATTGTCTAGAACTCTAACTAATGGATAATGATGTATGGTATTATGGTCTCACCAGAGAATGTTGTGTTTGACAGGTTGTGCCCCAGAGCGGCCAACCATTTTGAGCTCCTCCACAAACTTCATGAGTATCCGTGCTGGACCGATGCGCTTCTGTACCACACCTCTTGTTCTTCAAAACTCGGACAAGAGGCAAGCTgctttgtatttaaatatttctcTCACATATTGATCCCCCACCTTAATATCTAATAATATGTGATTGTCATGTTATCAGAGCAGTGCTGAGGCATGCCACTATCGAAGAAATTGAGGCAGAAAAATCTGTTATTGAAGACCAAGCTGTAAGTGCAATGGAACTTTCTGCTAAATGGGCATTTAGTGTTGTGCCTTGGGTGCTCACTAGCTGCAGATGTGCATCttcagagagagaggatggagAAGGCGATTGAAACAGTCCAAAATAACTTCAATACTGTAAGGACAGGACGAGCAAACCCAGCTATGCTTGACAGGATTGAGGTTTGAGGACTTAGCCTtgttcatttttctgtttgtaagTCACTCTTGCATGATCACATCCTATATTCTTAAACACAATGCACACCTTCACTTTCTATACAGATGGTACTATCGTGTGCTTTTCTTAACTGAAACTATGTGTGGTGTGGTATTTATTGCGGCTGGTGCAAACACCAACAAGAAACAGAACTATATTCCATATACTGTACATAGAATACTTATACCAAAGGTTATTGTGATAAGTAAATATACAATTTTGTCTTATGTGTGAAAATTTGTTACAGGTTGAGTACTATGGAACTCCAGTGAGCTTGAAGAGCATCGCTCAGATAAACAATCCAGATGCAACTTCTCTTCTCATCCAGCCATATGACAAATCTTCGTAAGCTGTTTACCATTCCCAGTTCAGAGCTGGTATTGAAATTTCCATTCATTGTGTTGACAATCATTTATGGTGCAGCCTCAAGCTCATCGAGAAAACAATAGTTGCTGCTAATCTGGGGGTTACACCAAGCAATGATGGAGAAGTGATTCGAGTAACTGTCCCGCCATTGACATCTGATCGCAGAAAGGTATGTTTTCATCTGTGTGAATTTTGTGTGGTTACTTAGTAATTATGGGTTCATATGGACATTTTCCTGGCCTCCAAACATTAATCATTAGCTGAGTCGAGGTGTATTACTcctgaaaacaaaaataaatgccTTATGTTCATTGAAGTAGCAATATTTTGAACTTCAACACTTTGCATCCAAACCCAACTAGACACCTAATAAATGTTTACAAGTATGTTAATGTAAACATGACCAATATTCTGTATGTTAATGTATACAatattttagagaattttCTGTATGTTAATGTATACAGAAAGTTCTCTAAAATGTATAGTATCACCAAGTATCATCTTTAGTGCTGTTTAATATCGTAATGTGGTGAATATATGTCTATTCTCAAACAAGGAAAGACGAACTTGCCTTGGAGATGCCATGCACAAAAGACTAGGATATTATTGGAACCTGCCAAATTTCTAGGGCAATTGTCTGGTGCtagattaaagtttatttgaaAGCTAAAATTCTCCTATTTGGTGTACAACTTTTGATTCTATTTTCTATAAGCACAGTTGTATTTGGTGTGCAACTCTAGTGATCAATCTACACAATAAAAATCTACAGCCAACTTGATCAACGGCATAAATATTTCTCCCACTTTGGTGCacatcttaaattttatttttcttttggcagGAATTGGCAAAAACTGTTGCTAAATTAGCTGAAGAAGGCAAGGTATATTCTTAAGCTTCACCTTTCACTGTTTTTGACAGAAACATTAGTTTACTTTTGTATTgtaatttaatgtttttatgaCTCAATGTTCCAACTTCTTATTTTACTTTACCTGTGAAATCATACTAGTAAGATTAGTGCAGCAGACTGATTGACTATGCTAACCT includes:
- the LOC107304563 gene encoding mavicyanin-like, which translates into the protein MGAARRRASAVAMAALAAAVMSAGLAAAAVYEVGDKAGWTIMGNPNYGSWAASKKFRLGDIVVFTYNKQFHNVMAVSKADYKNCDASKPIATWSTGNDSVVLNATGHHYFLCGFPGHCAIGQKVDVRVATSGRSSDAPSGAPSTAPAPASGSSESPAAAAPSPHGNAAAPAVGCCSVVTAIAVSVLSVAAAGLSLL
- the LOC102700916 gene encoding ribosome-recycling factor, chloroplastic produces the protein MPPLHAVSPAAAAAPPRAHSAARVPQRPGCAPERPTILSSSTNFMSIRAGPMRFCTTPLVLQNSDKRAVLRHATIEEIEAEKSVIEDQARERMEKAIETVQNNFNTVRTGRANPAMLDRIEVEYYGTPVSLKSIAQINNPDATSLLIQPYDKSSLKLIEKTIVAANLGVTPSNDGEVIRVTVPPLTSDRRKELAKTVAKLAEEGKVAIRNIRRDAIKAYDKLEKEKKLSEDNVKDLSADLQKVTDEYMKKIEAIQKQKEQELMKI